Proteins encoded by one window of Candidatus Sumerlaea chitinivorans:
- a CDS encoding Glycosyl hydrolase-like 10, producing the protein MLTRILASAAFAIVSAGMLMAAPGANEAATTDIPKIQREFRGVWVATVANIDWPSTRGLSAEEQKKELIAILDKAVELNLNAIVLQVRPACDALYESKLEPWSPFLTGVMGKAPEPYYDPLQFAVEECHKRGLELHAWFNPYRALHPSYKGEIPPNHISKTHPEVVKKYGQYLWLDPGAKVVQDHSLAVMLDVVRRYDIDGVHMDDYFYPYPEKDKKTDQEIPFPDEETYAAYKKAGGTLSLQDWRRDNVNKFVKRLYDGVKKEKPWVKVGLSPFGIWKPGYPPQIKGFNQYEKLYADARLWFQKGWVDYFTPQLYWRIAAPDQSYVLLLKWWWEQNLSKRHLWPGLYTSRVGEKGKNAWQPDEIINQIKWSRILTENPGQVHFSMAAFMSNRLQINEELTTSGAVYAQPALVPALPWLDAVPPAAPKVRVEPAASGEGLKVVVEHPKPKDVRVWTLRAKRGTKWDVKVLPEAVREYEFVAAENQPLPSLILVTAVDRCGNESKEVRVQP; encoded by the coding sequence ATGCTTACACGTATTCTGGCGAGCGCTGCGTTCGCCATCGTCTCTGCAGGGATGCTAATGGCTGCGCCCGGAGCAAACGAGGCCGCAACCACCGACATCCCAAAGATCCAACGCGAATTCCGCGGTGTTTGGGTCGCAACCGTCGCCAATATCGACTGGCCAAGCACCCGCGGGCTTTCCGCAGAGGAACAAAAAAAGGAGCTTATCGCGATCCTCGACAAAGCGGTCGAGCTCAACCTCAACGCGATCGTTCTCCAAGTTCGTCCGGCCTGCGATGCTCTCTACGAGTCCAAACTTGAGCCGTGGTCGCCGTTTCTAACAGGCGTCATGGGGAAAGCTCCGGAGCCCTACTATGACCCGCTCCAATTCGCCGTAGAGGAATGCCACAAGCGCGGCCTTGAGCTCCACGCATGGTTCAATCCGTATCGTGCGCTCCACCCAAGCTACAAAGGCGAAATCCCCCCGAACCACATTAGCAAAACGCACCCCGAGGTTGTGAAAAAGTACGGCCAATATTTGTGGCTGGATCCAGGGGCAAAAGTGGTTCAGGATCATTCGCTGGCAGTGATGCTCGACGTCGTGCGCCGCTACGATATCGATGGCGTTCACATGGACGACTACTTCTATCCCTACCCAGAGAAAGACAAGAAGACCGATCAGGAGATTCCTTTCCCCGACGAAGAAACCTACGCTGCCTATAAAAAGGCGGGTGGGACGCTGTCGCTCCAGGATTGGCGCCGTGACAACGTGAACAAGTTTGTCAAACGGCTCTACGACGGCGTGAAGAAAGAGAAGCCATGGGTGAAAGTTGGCCTGAGCCCCTTCGGGATTTGGAAGCCTGGTTACCCACCCCAAATCAAAGGGTTCAACCAGTACGAAAAGCTCTATGCTGATGCGCGCTTGTGGTTCCAAAAAGGTTGGGTGGACTACTTCACTCCCCAGCTTTACTGGCGCATTGCAGCACCCGATCAGAGCTACGTCCTCTTGCTCAAATGGTGGTGGGAACAGAATCTTTCGAAGCGTCACTTGTGGCCCGGTCTCTACACGAGCCGAGTGGGTGAAAAAGGCAAGAACGCCTGGCAGCCGGATGAAATCATCAATCAAATCAAGTGGAGCCGGATTCTAACGGAAAATCCAGGCCAGGTCCACTTCAGTATGGCGGCGTTCATGAGCAATCGCCTTCAGATCAATGAAGAGCTCACCACTTCGGGTGCAGTGTATGCCCAACCGGCCCTCGTGCCTGCACTGCCTTGGCTTGACGCCGTGCCCCCGGCGGCACCGAAAGTGCGGGTAGAACCCGCCGCCTCAGGTGAGGGCCTCAAAGTTGTCGTGGAGCACCCCAAGCCGAAAGATGTGCGAGTGTGGACGCTTCGCGCAAAACGTGGCACCAAGTGGGACGTGAAAGTGCTCCCGGAAGCAGTGAGGGAATATGAGTTCGTTGCGGCCGAGAATCAACCGCTTCCATCGCTCATTCTGGTCACAGCCGTGGACCGTTGCGGCAACGAAAGCAAAGAAGTGCGCGTGCAACCGTAG
- a CDS encoding Vitamin B12 ABC transporter, B12-binding component BtuF yields the protein MAASKRRVHFQGRCCAYARIVPFLLCLALFLYGRCANGETTRIVSLLPNFTETLFSIGAGSMVTGVSDFCKYPPAATQLPKVGGLINPSLEKIVSLQPTAVVVSASQHELARKLGELGFRTFALRSDSLCDIYDAIEFAGRLTGMTTAAEQLRLQVRKELSDVRDSCTSSGKLRVLIVVGRQRGSLQGLYAAGRGSYLSELVELAGGMNVLHESVPARALSKEELVALNPEVILDFSVADGEPSKFVASGERKVWNALRVMEAVKRDQVYFFPDARFTIPGPSVVETARVIEHILCNKTASR from the coding sequence ATGGCGGCCAGTAAACGAAGAGTTCATTTTCAGGGACGTTGCTGCGCGTACGCACGCATCGTCCCTTTTCTTTTATGTTTGGCGCTTTTCCTCTACGGCCGTTGCGCTAATGGAGAGACCACGCGTATTGTGAGTCTGCTGCCTAATTTTACGGAGACGCTGTTCTCTATTGGGGCGGGAAGCATGGTGACAGGCGTTAGTGATTTTTGTAAGTATCCGCCCGCGGCCACACAGCTACCGAAAGTGGGCGGACTCATCAATCCCTCGCTGGAAAAAATTGTGTCTCTTCAACCAACAGCGGTTGTGGTGAGCGCGAGCCAGCACGAGTTGGCACGCAAGCTGGGTGAGCTGGGGTTTCGCACGTTTGCTTTGCGTAGCGATTCGTTGTGCGATATTTACGATGCCATCGAATTTGCGGGCCGACTCACTGGTATGACGACGGCTGCGGAACAGCTTCGCCTCCAGGTTCGCAAAGAGTTATCAGATGTTCGTGATTCATGTACCAGTTCCGGGAAGCTGCGGGTGCTTATCGTGGTCGGTCGCCAGAGGGGATCACTCCAAGGGCTGTACGCTGCTGGTCGCGGATCGTACCTAAGCGAACTTGTCGAACTTGCTGGGGGGATGAATGTGCTGCATGAGTCGGTTCCGGCTCGGGCTTTGTCCAAAGAGGAGCTCGTGGCCCTGAACCCTGAGGTCATCCTTGATTTCTCTGTCGCGGACGGGGAACCAAGTAAGTTTGTAGCAAGTGGCGAACGCAAGGTTTGGAACGCTCTCCGAGTCATGGAAGCGGTGAAGCGTGACCAAGTTTACTTCTTCCCTGACGCGCGCTTCACAATCCCCGGCCCCTCTGTCGTTGAAACAGCGCGGGTAATCGAGCACATACTCTGCAATAAGACGGCTTCGCGCTGA
- a CDS encoding Heme ABC transporter, ATPase component HmuV — protein sequence MESVAMSEQAPPLECRQLTFAYSKAMILRNVSLALGHSEIFGLVGPNGAGKSTLLRVLAGILTPAQGEVLVHGRPTRTLPRPILAQELAFVPQRTSPAFAFTVREMVLMGRHPYAGLSLFESEEDLECAQKAMEEVGVAHLADKPFDTLSGGEQQLVVLARALAQGTSILLLDEPISFLDLRHQWEVLRLLETRAAAGQTILATFHDLNIASRWCHRVGILSQGELRAVGTPQNVFTTARLREVYGVAVEVVQAPDGRLRVELP from the coding sequence GTGGAAAGCGTGGCGATGAGTGAACAAGCGCCACCCCTCGAATGCCGTCAGCTAACGTTTGCCTACTCGAAAGCTATGATTTTGCGCAACGTTAGCTTGGCATTGGGGCACAGCGAGATCTTTGGGTTGGTTGGCCCAAATGGGGCGGGCAAATCCACCCTCCTACGGGTGCTTGCCGGAATCCTCACGCCGGCTCAAGGAGAAGTGCTGGTGCACGGCCGCCCCACCAGAACCTTGCCACGCCCAATCCTTGCGCAGGAGCTGGCCTTTGTGCCTCAGCGAACATCGCCTGCATTTGCGTTCACTGTTCGTGAAATGGTGTTGATGGGGCGACACCCCTACGCCGGCCTTTCCCTCTTTGAAAGCGAGGAAGATCTCGAGTGTGCCCAAAAGGCCATGGAGGAAGTGGGGGTGGCTCATCTTGCCGACAAGCCCTTTGATACTCTGAGTGGTGGGGAGCAACAATTGGTAGTACTCGCTCGGGCGTTGGCACAAGGAACAAGTATCCTCCTTCTCGACGAACCCATCTCCTTTCTCGACCTGCGCCACCAATGGGAGGTGCTACGATTGCTGGAGACTCGGGCGGCCGCTGGCCAAACGATTCTTGCAACTTTTCATGATCTCAATATCGCGTCCCGGTGGTGTCACCGCGTGGGAATCTTATCGCAAGGGGAACTTCGAGCTGTGGGGACACCGCAGAATGTATTCACCACCGCACGACTACGCGAGGTTTACGGGGTGGCTGTAGAAGTTGTCCAAGCGCCAGACGGACGTTTGCGGGTGGAGCTGCCATGA